Part of the Venturia canescens isolate UGA chromosome 2, ASM1945775v1, whole genome shotgun sequence genome is shown below.
TGATGAGGTAGATTCTGAAGCTCATGAACCGGATGCATGAGAGTAACCCCTCTATCGATAAGCAGTAAGGTAGCTTCTCCATCTTCCACGTCGACCAATTTTCCTCTGTAGGCCGTTTCTTGACTGACGACCGCGTATATCCGGTCGATGGAAGCATAAACCCTTGGATAGTGGTTTCTTTCTGCGATGTCGGTGAATAACTGCTCCTCGAATGCACacagctcctcaaattttgtcaGAGTTGTGTAGGAAAAATTCGTTGGGTTAAGGAATTCCAATATGATGATCTCGAAGCTTCCTTCCCAGGTCGCTGGCCATGGAGAAGGTGTTGGAACTCCCGGGATGATTGGGTCGATCCGCATCTTGGTGGTTGTAGAGATTTAGATTCTCAAAGTCGCTTTGAATAACGAGGTAGAGCTCCCGATGTCGTCCAATCGCTTGGGTAGCTCCCGGTGTTGTTTGAAGCTTGACTGTGGCTCAAATGACGCTCCGGAGCCTGCTGCTCCGACTTTTATACCCATtctctatccccactcctttcacTTCCCCCACTTCTCTATTTCTGTCCATTTTACCCCACTTTATCCTGCTCAGTTCCTTCTCGCACTCCATTTGCCCATTTTACCCCACTTTACCTTTCTCAGTTCCTTCTCGCATTTCATTCGCCCATTTTACcccacttttattattttcgtctTTCCATTAGTACATATTTTCCCCCTCTTTCACTCGTAACCTTTTTATACGTCCGTTTTATCTCCTTTTACTCCCACTCCCTCTTTATTCGTCTATTTTACTccctttattgtttttatccccacttttcttcttattttcaggtttttccAGTCCCACTATATTCAtttattgtttctttttttattgtttttcaggTTTATTCTCTTATTTACAGGTTACGTTTTGTTATTTCCaggtttttttattctacaattctttttctttgattttcaggttctttccCTCTCATTAATTTACTTATTCGTTCTACCCCGCTCTCAAATTTCCTATCCCCTATTTTACTCCATTTCCATACTCTTCGTACTCCCTTAATTCGTCTTGTCCCATATTTTGTTTTCCATTGattctttttattccaaattcttatcatttctCCCCCATTCTCTCCTTTTACTTTCTCATTAATCTCTTTTACCCCATTTTcctttctcccttttctctattccttttctcctcttttttttttatttttaggttTTTCAGCGCTTTTcggagtaatttttttttcaggtagGTAAGTACTCTTTTCATTCTATAGCTATTTTAActattttctaatcattttttctttttgcaggTTCACGGGTTCCAGGACATCGGTTTCATCGGTaagtaatttttcatgatttttgtaattggatttaatatttttgctaatttatttttctttttcaggcgCGGGGACCATCGATAGAATGATTTTGCATGTTTTTCAGGTTATACAATAAATAACAACACGAGATCCCTGAACTAAATGTAATATAAACGTCCTTTATTGCTTCAATATTCTTGGCGTTTCAACAAATTATCGGATATTGAGATCCCTCCCCGTaataatatttgatttttttatacaattaatAATGGTGTTCTCAAcccagaaataataaaaataataatgataaggAGTCATATTTCGAGACTTCCGGTCTCTAGTTCCCTTTTAATCTTCCGACGTATTATGGGCATGTCCATCTGACAAAAATCGAAGTCTTTGTTCTCTGCTTCATATCTTGCAAACATACACGCAAAAACCCCGCAGTCCTGTCCATTTAGCTGTCTCGGGATGCTTTTCCTTGTCGTGAGCGTCCATTCCTCTCGTCTTGGCCTAATCTTTCCCTTCTCACCGGCCTCCAAGATTAAGTATTGGAATAATTTCTCCAAATACTGCGGATTCTCTCCTCCCAAGCTATCGTAGTAacttatcgtttttttctttaaatcgaTGACTGCAAGACACCAGTGATGACCCAGGTGAATGGGAACCATcactttttcgaattcaaaaagaTTCACTTTTTTCGTCCATCTTTTAATTGCCGGATACCCGTTCACATACAATCGCGGGAAAAAGAATGAGTTCATTCCATAAACTCGTTGGCCGAAGGTTTCCCTTTTGCAAATCAAATCCAAGTATGAGTTGATAATTTCATCGTTCAAACATTTACCCTCATCTAATGTCTCCAGGTCttctttctttattctttttcgattCATCCTGTCATCCTCGTCGCTCCTCATTTCGTTGTTTGCTTGTTGATTTTCATTATCTCCCCCTGTACTTTCCTCCTCAACATCCACCACATCAATTTTGTCATTCTCCATCGttgttttccttttcttcGGATTATTTGTTTGCTGACTTATttggttttctttttcgtccttttttttgaattcCCACAGAAATTCCCCCACTTTCCAATTCTTCCATTCCTCTTCAATTTGGTCCTCTTTCATTGGAGAGACTATTTCAGGGATAGTAAAGTGTTCTTgaatcatggaaaaaaaatggtgacgTGAGAGAAGAAGGAGAACAGCCTCTCGGCTCGATCTTCGTGAATCCCCTACTTCAATTTTACGGAGCACCCAATCCGTTTGTATTGCCTTATCTTTCCCCATTCTAGCCGTTTGGGATGATTGGTTCTTTGCCCTTTTCTTTTCTAATGGATTGATTATGCGTGTTTTGTTGAGTGTTTTTCCCTGAGTAGGGTTTATTTCCTTAATGATTACCACATCATCGTCTTCCTCAATCCATTTTCCTGCATCTTCCCCCGTCTGTTGTAGAAAATGTTTCATTCCTATCCCCTCGGTTTGCGTAGCAACGTCCATTTCTCCTGTTCGTAGCATTTCTTAGAATTATTCCTTATcctttatccatttttttttttttttatttagctCTGCATGCCTAAATCTTTTAGTATTACCTGTTTTGTGTTCGAATATTTCTTAACTtcctttttattctgaaatttcaattctgTTCTGCAGTTGTTATCTGCTTCGAACCAGTGTCCGTTGTCGAATGACGTGACGAACCTAGCAACCGTTCTTGTTCAAATTCGGCCGTTACCACGCGAGTTCGGCTGCTCTAAGCGCCATTCGCGGACGACGGATTGCTAGAGAACTAAATTTTCGAGTCCCAGCTACGGGTACCGCCTGAAGTTCGCCGCTACAACGACGTGACGTTACCAGCATTcagaaaattgtgtttttgacTGTTTTAATGGTTTTTTGAGTCATAACTTCGTTTAATTAAGCCATAATAATTACTAATAAACCACTTTGAATGATTATCTTTTaaaatatcgacatttttattatcggaAATAGGTTTTTCGTGTTCTAGTGTATCCCTAGAGTGAGATGGAGCATGACACTGTGTGTTTTGTACATaacttccaatttttcaaaaatttggctATCGTAAATCCGTTTTTCGACATTTGAAGTCTTCAAGTGTAATAAATCTGTATTCCCGCTAGTaacttttaaataatcaacatttttattgtcgggaattgtaattttgaattaaaaattgttattattaataaaaatagtaataaacatgtgattttctcttttctttttcgattttatttatttttttgtgtttttctatGATTTTTATGTGTTTTAGGTCACCCCGTAGGAGAGATTTGGATTCAACAGGTGAGTATAGCTGTGACGTCACCCTGAGCATAAAATTGtaagttttttattaatttgaaaactttttccagcggATACGTttggaattaataaataaaggtAAGTTATATAGCTTAGAACAATACATCCTGGTAATTTAATTTGTAATTCGtgtttttgatcaatttttgtattttttcagatttgcgGCGTGGTACATGCCTCTCTCCATCTCGGTCTCCggattttcaagaataaatGTTGCGGTGGCTATTCGCTTTTTAATTCTATATGGCCCCTCGTAAATCGAGAagaatttggccatttttttatttacagggTCGCTAACGTTGCATGCTTTGGCCAAAACTAAATCTCCTACATTAAATTGCAttaatttgtgttttgaatCAAACTTTCTAGCTCTTTCTCTACCTTTTCTCTCTATCCTATTCCTAGCAAGCATCAGTTTGGCTTCGATCCCTTCTTCCTCATCTAATTCCTCATCTCTCTCTAATTTAATCCAATTCCTCCAGATTCTTTGAGGCTTAACATTTTTCTGTATCTCGACTGGTGTCATTTCAGTCGTTTCGTGGTGTGTTTCATTCATACAGTCCTCGATAACCTTAACCCATTTCAGCCAGTCGGTGTGTTTATCGGTTagaaatgttcgaaaaaatctacCGATCTCTCGATTGACTCTCTCTACTATGTTTCCTTGCGGATGCCTAATAGAAGAGAAAACTGGCTGAATTCCTTCGCTAGCTAATTTCCCTAGCCATAATCGCGAAGTAAATTGCGTGCCATGGTcaaattgaagctttttcgGTTTTCCAAATTCGGGAATGTAATGGTTAAAGATTTTGTTAATTGTTGCTGGCGCTGTTGCCGCTTTTAAGGgatataaaacaacaaatttggaaaaagcatCAATTGTGACGAGGATGTGTTTCATTCCTCCTTTTGTCACGGGTAAAGgaccaaaaaaatcaattgaaacaaTATCTCCCGGTCCCTCCGGAACGATATTCTGCTGTGCCGCATATGAATGCTGGTTTGGGACTTTATTTCTTTGGCAAGAATCGCAAGAAGCAAGAATCTGTCTGATAGAGTGGTACAGTCTCGGGTAAGTAAAAtcttctgtaattattttccatatctTTTTAGCTCCTACATGACCATACATTTGATGTGTTTCAGATACCAGAGGATGGAGGATCTCTCTTGGCAGAACAATTTTCCAGGACTCTtgattaacttttttcaataaaatattattttcaattttgtatttgtcgttgttttcattttccaaaccTTCCCTGATTTCCCTAATTCTGTCATCCCTTTCCTGCCAAACTCCTATTTGTTTAATCATCCGTTCTAATTCCTTCGATGGTTTGATTGCCAACATTGTGCTGATCACTATCTCCTTGCCCTTTCGCCCCCCAGTGTCTGGTGGATTTAATCTACTTAACACGTCGGCCACAACGTTTCTCTCCCCGGGACAAAATTCGAATTCGATATTATAATCTTGAATCGCTAGAATCCATCGAGTTAGTCTCTCGTTTAATAactgacaatttttcaaaaatgtgatgGCTCGATGGTCTGTAATAACATCAATTTTTGCCCCAAGTAGATAAGTTCTAAATTTCTTCAAAGACTACACAATTGCTAGTAATTCTTTCTCGGTGGTTGTGTAAGCTAGCTCGGCCCCTTTCAGTGTTCTACTGGCAAACATTATCACTCCCAAATCgccattttcatctttttgagCCAGGGTGCCCCCCAAAGCATAGCTACTCGCATCGGTCTGTAAAATGAATCCCTTTTCTGGGTCTGGATGTTGTAAAAGAACGTCATTTACGAATAAATCTTTAATTCTTTGGAAAGCAATTTTCTCTGGTTCTTCCCACCGCCATTTTGTTTCCTTCTTCAGTAATTTCAAAAGCGGGATTGTTTCCTCTGCAtgtttttttgtgaatttagtATAATAATTGATTAATCCCAAAAACCCTCTCAACTGTTTCAAATTTCTAGGTGCAGGGAAATCATGAATTGCTTGAATCTTCTCTGGCTGTGGCTTTATACCCTTAGTTGTCAAGATGTGACCTAGAAACTCTACTTCTTCCCGAAAGAATTTagcctttttcaatttaattgtcATTCCGTGTTGTTGCAGTCGTTCTAGTAGTTTGTCTAAATGTCTCATGTGTTCGTCAAAATTAGAAGAAATGCATAATAGATCATCTACAAAATTAATTATATGATCTCCCAAACCATGGAGAATGATGTCTAATGCTATCAGTAATGCGGCAGTACTTGTTTTCAGCCCGAAAGGCGTGACCGTGAATTCATAAACTTTTCCCCTATATCGAAACGCAGTATACTTCATTGAATCTGTATGAAGAGGGATCTGCCAAAAACTGTTTGTTAGATCTAACGTTGTCATAACCTTTGCCGAATGACatttttggaatatttccTCCATATTTGGTACTGACTCATGGTCGTTTGCCATAACCTGATTTAACTTTCGAGCGTCCAAACAAAGTCTAACTGTACCATCTTTTTTAATTACCGGGATTATCGGATTAATCCACGGACTATTCGATCTCTgtattattccaaaatctagtaacttttctatttctttatctACTTTTTCCCTATGCATTAGAGGAACTTCGTAAGCGTGTGCAACTATTGGCTTATCCGTTGTGATATCTAATCGATGCTCATAAACTGAAATTCTACCTGTTATTTTACGAAAGACTTCCCTTCTATTCCAAATTACTTCTTTATGTACTTGCTTTTGTTCTAATGAGAGCTCAGTTTGTTCCACGATCTCATTAATCTCCTCAAGAGTTATTTCCTCATCACttctattatcaaaaatcaaattttggatTGGTTCACAAATTTTCTCACTGTTactcttttcaaatttcaaattttgctccggcttaaaattctctttttcttcttcttctacttctttaact
Proteins encoded:
- the LOC122406296 gene encoding sentrin-specific protease 1-like, with amino-acid sequence MLRTGEMDVATQTEGIGMKHFLQQTGEDAGKWIEEDDDVVIIKEINPTQGKTLNKTRIINPLEKKRAKNQSSQTARMGKDKAIQTDWVLRKIEVGDSRRSSREAVLLLLSRHHFFSMIQEHFTIPEIVSPMKEDQIEEEWKNWKVGEFLWEFKKKDEKENQISQQTNNPKKRKTTMENDKIDVVDVEEESTGGDNENQQANNEMRSDEDDRMNRKRIKKEDLETLDEGKCLNDEIINSYLDLICKRETFGQRVYGMNSFFFPRLYVNGYPAIKRWTKKVNLFEFEKVMVPIHLGHHWCLAVIDLKKKTISYYDSLGGENPQYLEKLFQYLILEAGEKGKIRPRREEWTLTTRKSIPRQLNGQDCGVFACMFARYEAENKDFDFCQMDMPIIRRKIKRELETGSLEI